The following coding sequences lie in one Primulina huaijiensis isolate GDHJ02 chromosome 2, ASM1229523v2, whole genome shotgun sequence genomic window:
- the LOC140971030 gene encoding RNA cytidine acetyltransferase 1-like isoform X2, with amino-acid sequence MDDELNILPISSHMKTIAPVAVREDSEGLSEAERELKNLKEELNDDFPVGPLIRKCCTLDQGKAVITFLDAILDKSLRKTVALLAARGRGKSAALGLAVAGAVATGYSNIYVTAPSPENLKTLFEFISKGFDLLDYKEHLDYDMVKSANPDFKKATVRINIYKQHRQTIQYIQPHEYEKLSQVELLVVDEAAAIPLPVVKSLLGPYLVFLSSTVNGYEGTGRSLSLKLLQQLEQQSQMSNKSTESVVSGRLFKKIELSESIRYASSDPIESWLHGLLCLDATKSIPNINRLPSPGECDLYHVNRDTLFSYHKDSELFLQRMMALYVASHYKNSPNDLQLMADAPAHHLFVLLGPIDESQNHLPDILCVVQVCLEGEISRKSVVKSLNEGHQPFGDQIPWKFCEQFRNTDFPSLSGARIVRIATHPSAMRLKYGSTAVELLVRYFEGQLTPISELEVDELTENSPVRVIDAAEKASLLEENINPRTDLPPLLVPLRERRPEKLHYLGVSFGLTLDLFGFWKKHNFAPFYISPVPNNVTGEHSCMVLKPLNNDDFETSGSDTLGFFSPFSEEFRKDFTKLLARTFRRMDYKLAMSVLDPKIKFSEVDLSSSSGFLNSISGILSPLAMERLEAYTNNLVDYRMTAAFVDDLARAYFWKKMPITLSYAQASVLLCIGLQGKDISCIEAEMEIERQQIMSLYMKVMKKFYKFLRDLASKEMHCSVPHLRDIAMEPHPVSVEEDLNAAAKQVEDEMKAKADGMLNPEHLQQYAIVDKEVDFETALQNGGGKALSGGHFSVKSSKSKMEKLSEGKRNKQEKGSQTNKRRKPN; translated from the exons ATGGATGATGAACTCAACATTCTACCAATTTCTTCGCATATGAAAACAATTGCCCCAGTTGCAGTTCGAGAG GACTCCGAGGGGCTTTCAGAAGCTGAAAGAGAATTGAAGAATTTGAAAGAAGAACTCAATGATGATTTTCCTGTGGGTCCTCTGATTAGAAAATGCTGCACGTTGGATCAG gGAAAAGCTGTAATTACTTTCCTTGATGCAATTTTGGACAAGAGCCTTCGAAAAACGGTAGCTTTGCTTGCTGCTCGTGGCCGTGGGAAGTCTGCTGCTCTTGGTCTGGCAGTTGCTGGAGCGGTTGCTACTGG GTATTCAAATATTTATGTAACCGCACCAAGCCCAGAGAACCTGAAAACATTGTTTGAGTTTATAAGCAAGGGATTTGATTTACTCGATTACAAG GAACACTTAGATTATGACATGGTGAAAAGTGCAAATCCTGATTTCAAGAAAGCCACTGTGCGAATCAATATTTACAAACAACACAGACAGACAATTCAG TATATTCAACCACATGAATATGAGAAGCTCTCCCAAGTTGAATTGTTGGTGGTTGATGAAGCAGCAGCTATCCCATTACCAGTTGTGAAGTCCTTACTTGGTCCTTATCTTGTATTCCTTTCATCTACTGTCAATGG CTATGAAGGTACAGGACGGTCATTATCTCTAAAACTTCTGCAGCAACTGGAGCAACAAAGTCAGATGTCAAATAAGAGCACGGAGTCTGTTGTCTCAG gtcGGCTTTTCAAAAAGATTGAATTGAGTGAATCTATCAGATATGCTTCCAGTGATCCAATTGAATCATGGCTTCATGGATTACTATGTCTTGATGCTACAAAATCCATCCCTAATATTAACAG GCTACCCTCACCTGGCGAATGCGATCTCTACCATGTCAATCGAGATACATTGTTCTCCTATCATAAGGACAGTGAATTATTTTTGCAG CGAATGATGGCTTTGTATGTTGCTTCACACTACAAGAATTCTCCCAATGATTTGCAATTGATGGCTGATGCTCCCGCTCATCACTTATTTGTGCTACTTG GTCCCATTGATGAGTCCCAAAACCATCTTCCTGATATTCTGTGTGTAGTCCAG GTCTGCCTTGAGGGAGAAATTTCTCGTAAATCTGTGGTTAAAAGCTTAAATGAGGGTCATCAGCCCTTTGGAGATCAAATTCCCTGGAAATTTTGTGAGCAGTTTCGGAACACAGATTTTCCCAGTCTTTCAGGCGCTCGTATTGTACGCATTGCCACACATCCAAGTGCAATGAGG CTTAAATATGGCTCTACAGCTGTTGAACTTTTAGTTAG GTATTTTGAGGGCCAGTTGACTCCAATATCCGAATTAGAAGTTGACGAACTCACAGAGAATTCCCCAGTCAGAGTCATTGATGCTGCAGAGAAG GCCTCGTTGCTGGAAGAAAATATAAACCCAAGAACTGACCTTCCTCCACTGCTCGTACCTCTCCGTGAACGACGGCCAGAAAAGCTCCATTATCTTGGTGTCTCGTTTGGGCTTACTCTGGACCTTTTTGGCTTTTGGAAGAAACATAATTTTGCTCCGTTCTACATTAGCCCAGTTCCG AATAATGTGACTGGTGAACACTCCTGCATGGTTCTGAAACCATTAAATAATGATGACTTTGAAACCAGTGGATCTGATACTTTGGGCTTTTTCAGTCCATTTTCTGAAG AATTCAGGAAGGACTTCACTAAATTGCTGGCTCGTACATTTCGTCGAATGGATTACAAACTTGCCATGAG TGTCTTGGACCCGAAGATAAAGTTCTCAGAGGTGGATTTGTCCTCGTCCAGtggatttttaaattcaattagtgGGATCCTATCACCCCTTGCTATGGAACGCCTGGAAGCATACACTAATAATCTTGTAGACTATCGCATG ACTGCAGCATTTGTAGACGATCTTGCCCGTGCATACTTCTGGAAGAAGATGCCAATCACTTTGTCATATGCCCAGGCTTCTGTTCTGCTCTGCATCGGTTTGCAGGGAAAAGATATTTCCTGCATTGAG GCGGAGATGGAGATAGAGAGGCAGCAAATAATGTCGTTGTACATGAAAGTAATGAAGAAGTTTTACAAATTCTTACGTGATTTGGCATCAAAGGAGATGCATTGTAGTGTTCCTCACTTGAGAGAT ATTGCCATGGAACCTCATCCAGTTTCCGTGGAAGAAGATCTCAATGCTGCAGCGAAACAAGTTGAG GATGAGATGAAAGCAAAGGCAGATGGTATGCTGAACCCTGAACATCTACAACAGTATGC
- the LOC140971030 gene encoding RNA cytidine acetyltransferase 1-like isoform X1 — translation MRKKVDERIRTLIENGVKSRHRSMLVIIGDKSRDQIANLHYMLSKSVVKSRPSVLWCYKDKLELSSHQKKRAKQRKKLVQRGQLDPEKVDPFTLFVETGGITYCLYRDSERILGNTFGMCVLQDFEALTPNLLARTIETVEGGGLIVLLLRSLSSLTSLYTMVMDVHERFRTESHNQATGRFNERFLLSVASCKACVVMDDELNILPISSHMKTIAPVAVREDSEGLSEAERELKNLKEELNDDFPVGPLIRKCCTLDQGKAVITFLDAILDKSLRKTVALLAARGRGKSAALGLAVAGAVATGYSNIYVTAPSPENLKTLFEFISKGFDLLDYKEHLDYDMVKSANPDFKKATVRINIYKQHRQTIQYIQPHEYEKLSQVELLVVDEAAAIPLPVVKSLLGPYLVFLSSTVNGYEGTGRSLSLKLLQQLEQQSQMSNKSTESVVSGRLFKKIELSESIRYASSDPIESWLHGLLCLDATKSIPNINRLPSPGECDLYHVNRDTLFSYHKDSELFLQRMMALYVASHYKNSPNDLQLMADAPAHHLFVLLGPIDESQNHLPDILCVVQVCLEGEISRKSVVKSLNEGHQPFGDQIPWKFCEQFRNTDFPSLSGARIVRIATHPSAMRLKYGSTAVELLVRYFEGQLTPISELEVDELTENSPVRVIDAAEKASLLEENINPRTDLPPLLVPLRERRPEKLHYLGVSFGLTLDLFGFWKKHNFAPFYISPVPNNVTGEHSCMVLKPLNNDDFETSGSDTLGFFSPFSEEFRKDFTKLLARTFRRMDYKLAMSVLDPKIKFSEVDLSSSSGFLNSISGILSPLAMERLEAYTNNLVDYRMTAAFVDDLARAYFWKKMPITLSYAQASVLLCIGLQGKDISCIEAEMEIERQQIMSLYMKVMKKFYKFLRDLASKEMHCSVPHLRDIAMEPHPVSVEEDLNAAAKQVEDEMKAKADGMLNPEHLQQYAIVDKEVDFETALQNGGGKALSGGHFSVKSSKSKMEKLSEGKRNKQEKGSQTNKRRKPN, via the exons ATGAGGAAAAAAGTAGACGAACGCATCAGAACTTTGATAGAAAATGGAGTCAAGTCCCGACACCGCTCTATGCTTGTCATAATTGGTGACAAGTCTCGTGACCAG ATAGCGAATTTGCATTACATGCTGAGCAAATCAGTGGTTAAGTCGAGGCCGAGTGTTCTGTGGTGCTACAAGGACAAGCTGGAGCTTAGCAG CCACCAAAAAAAGCGAGCCAAACAAAGAAAGAAGCTAGTGCAAAGGGGGCAGCTGGATCCTGAGAAAGTTGATCCTTTCACGCTTTTTGTTGAAACTGGAGGAATAACCTATTGCTTGTACAGAGATTCTGAGAGAATTCTGGGGAACACTTTTGGCATGTGTGTATTACAG GATTTTGAAGCTTTGACACCAAACCTTCTAGCAAGGACTATCGAAACTGTTGAAGGTGGTGGATTGATAGTATTGCTTCTGCGCTCTCTTTCCTCACTCACTAGTCTGTACACTATGGTTATG GATGTTCACGAAAGGTTTCGTACAGAATCTCATAATCAGGCTACTGGGCGTTTTAATGAACGTTTCTTGCTTTCAGTTGCTTCGTGCAAAGCTTGCGTTGTCATGGATGATGAACTCAACATTCTACCAATTTCTTCGCATATGAAAACAATTGCCCCAGTTGCAGTTCGAGAG GACTCCGAGGGGCTTTCAGAAGCTGAAAGAGAATTGAAGAATTTGAAAGAAGAACTCAATGATGATTTTCCTGTGGGTCCTCTGATTAGAAAATGCTGCACGTTGGATCAG gGAAAAGCTGTAATTACTTTCCTTGATGCAATTTTGGACAAGAGCCTTCGAAAAACGGTAGCTTTGCTTGCTGCTCGTGGCCGTGGGAAGTCTGCTGCTCTTGGTCTGGCAGTTGCTGGAGCGGTTGCTACTGG GTATTCAAATATTTATGTAACCGCACCAAGCCCAGAGAACCTGAAAACATTGTTTGAGTTTATAAGCAAGGGATTTGATTTACTCGATTACAAG GAACACTTAGATTATGACATGGTGAAAAGTGCAAATCCTGATTTCAAGAAAGCCACTGTGCGAATCAATATTTACAAACAACACAGACAGACAATTCAG TATATTCAACCACATGAATATGAGAAGCTCTCCCAAGTTGAATTGTTGGTGGTTGATGAAGCAGCAGCTATCCCATTACCAGTTGTGAAGTCCTTACTTGGTCCTTATCTTGTATTCCTTTCATCTACTGTCAATGG CTATGAAGGTACAGGACGGTCATTATCTCTAAAACTTCTGCAGCAACTGGAGCAACAAAGTCAGATGTCAAATAAGAGCACGGAGTCTGTTGTCTCAG gtcGGCTTTTCAAAAAGATTGAATTGAGTGAATCTATCAGATATGCTTCCAGTGATCCAATTGAATCATGGCTTCATGGATTACTATGTCTTGATGCTACAAAATCCATCCCTAATATTAACAG GCTACCCTCACCTGGCGAATGCGATCTCTACCATGTCAATCGAGATACATTGTTCTCCTATCATAAGGACAGTGAATTATTTTTGCAG CGAATGATGGCTTTGTATGTTGCTTCACACTACAAGAATTCTCCCAATGATTTGCAATTGATGGCTGATGCTCCCGCTCATCACTTATTTGTGCTACTTG GTCCCATTGATGAGTCCCAAAACCATCTTCCTGATATTCTGTGTGTAGTCCAG GTCTGCCTTGAGGGAGAAATTTCTCGTAAATCTGTGGTTAAAAGCTTAAATGAGGGTCATCAGCCCTTTGGAGATCAAATTCCCTGGAAATTTTGTGAGCAGTTTCGGAACACAGATTTTCCCAGTCTTTCAGGCGCTCGTATTGTACGCATTGCCACACATCCAAGTGCAATGAGG CTTAAATATGGCTCTACAGCTGTTGAACTTTTAGTTAG GTATTTTGAGGGCCAGTTGACTCCAATATCCGAATTAGAAGTTGACGAACTCACAGAGAATTCCCCAGTCAGAGTCATTGATGCTGCAGAGAAG GCCTCGTTGCTGGAAGAAAATATAAACCCAAGAACTGACCTTCCTCCACTGCTCGTACCTCTCCGTGAACGACGGCCAGAAAAGCTCCATTATCTTGGTGTCTCGTTTGGGCTTACTCTGGACCTTTTTGGCTTTTGGAAGAAACATAATTTTGCTCCGTTCTACATTAGCCCAGTTCCG AATAATGTGACTGGTGAACACTCCTGCATGGTTCTGAAACCATTAAATAATGATGACTTTGAAACCAGTGGATCTGATACTTTGGGCTTTTTCAGTCCATTTTCTGAAG AATTCAGGAAGGACTTCACTAAATTGCTGGCTCGTACATTTCGTCGAATGGATTACAAACTTGCCATGAG TGTCTTGGACCCGAAGATAAAGTTCTCAGAGGTGGATTTGTCCTCGTCCAGtggatttttaaattcaattagtgGGATCCTATCACCCCTTGCTATGGAACGCCTGGAAGCATACACTAATAATCTTGTAGACTATCGCATG ACTGCAGCATTTGTAGACGATCTTGCCCGTGCATACTTCTGGAAGAAGATGCCAATCACTTTGTCATATGCCCAGGCTTCTGTTCTGCTCTGCATCGGTTTGCAGGGAAAAGATATTTCCTGCATTGAG GCGGAGATGGAGATAGAGAGGCAGCAAATAATGTCGTTGTACATGAAAGTAATGAAGAAGTTTTACAAATTCTTACGTGATTTGGCATCAAAGGAGATGCATTGTAGTGTTCCTCACTTGAGAGAT ATTGCCATGGAACCTCATCCAGTTTCCGTGGAAGAAGATCTCAATGCTGCAGCGAAACAAGTTGAG GATGAGATGAAAGCAAAGGCAGATGGTATGCTGAACCCTGAACATCTACAACAGTATGC